A single genomic interval of Rosistilla ulvae harbors:
- a CDS encoding transglutaminase-like domain-containing protein — protein MSIIFVGCQLQYNIFTPTSFLLNISAAMNDYQQIRNEQIDVTPFQQLEQCQIGPHGNRLFRLIGQPGQLKIGYQAEVELQSAAVDSNNVNESSYSSLPPEVLIFLNPSRYCESDKLNRFAMEEFGSLLPGYSRVTAICNWTFDYLTYTPGSTGPTTTACDVLLQRTGVCRDYAHVAISLCRAMGIPARYVAGYAVHLQPPDFHGFFEAYLDGRWFLFDATRMAPVGGFVRIGTGRDAADVAFATMVGAADCFEMCVWANDSDSFNGGPGSDDVRSGLSSA, from the coding sequence ATGAGCATTATTTTTGTGGGCTGCCAGCTGCAATACAACATTTTCACCCCGACCAGCTTTCTGTTGAACATCTCGGCGGCGATGAACGACTACCAACAGATCCGCAACGAACAGATCGACGTCACCCCATTCCAACAGCTGGAACAGTGCCAAATTGGCCCCCACGGAAACCGGCTGTTTCGCCTGATCGGCCAACCGGGACAGCTGAAAATCGGGTATCAGGCGGAGGTCGAATTACAATCCGCGGCAGTCGATTCAAACAACGTGAACGAATCGAGTTACAGCAGCCTGCCGCCGGAGGTGTTAATTTTTTTGAACCCGAGTCGCTACTGCGAGTCGGACAAACTGAATCGATTTGCGATGGAAGAGTTCGGTTCGCTGTTGCCCGGCTACTCGCGCGTCACGGCGATCTGTAACTGGACCTTCGACTATCTGACCTACACACCCGGAAGCACCGGACCAACGACGACGGCTTGCGACGTCCTGCTGCAGCGGACTGGAGTTTGCCGCGATTACGCCCACGTTGCGATCAGCCTTTGCCGCGCGATGGGGATTCCCGCAAGGTACGTCGCCGGCTATGCCGTCCACCTCCAACCACCCGACTTCCACGGATTCTTCGAGGCGTATTTGGATGGCCGTTGGTTTCTGTTCGATGCCACGCGGATGGCACCCGTTGGCGGATTCGTTCGCATCGGCACCGGTCGCGACGCCGCCGACGTTGCCTTTGCAACGATGGTCGGCGCGGCCGACTGTTTTGAAATGTGTGTCTGGGCGAACGATTCAGACTCGTTCAACGGAGGCCCCGGCTCCGACGACGTTCGCTCGGGCCTCAGTTCCGCGTAG
- the rplI gene encoding 50S ribosomal protein L9, with protein MPRTTEKKLHRAHKRLPKGENGGIRLLLIHNVEHLGRQGDIVEVRRGYAMNYLLPQGMATIATDHHKRMVEKHREKLHQLELEKLSELRQYADQIATQSITIEANANDEGHLYGSVGQHEIVEALKEVGFTLADDQIRLQGPLKELGLYTVKVHLHSEVEVDLKVWVVPTVTAGE; from the coding sequence ATGCCAAGAACCACAGAGAAAAAACTGCACCGTGCCCACAAGCGTCTCCCTAAGGGCGAAAACGGCGGCATCCGCCTGTTGCTGATCCACAACGTCGAGCACTTGGGCCGACAGGGTGACATCGTCGAGGTCCGTCGCGGATACGCGATGAACTATCTGCTGCCCCAAGGTATGGCGACGATCGCAACCGATCACCACAAGCGAATGGTCGAAAAGCATCGCGAGAAGCTGCACCAACTGGAATTGGAGAAGCTGAGCGAACTGCGCCAATACGCCGATCAGATCGCCACCCAATCGATCACGATCGAAGCCAACGCGAACGACGAAGGTCACTTGTACGGCAGCGTCGGGCAGCACGAGATCGTCGAAGCTCTCAAGGAAGTTGGGTTCACGTTGGCGGATGACCAAATTCGCCTCCAAGGTCCACTCAAAGAATTGGGCCTCTACACAGTTAAGGTTCACCTGCACTCGGAAGTCGAAGTCGACTTGAAGGTCTGGGTTGTTCCAACCGTGACTGCTGGCGAATAG
- the ssb gene encoding single-stranded DNA-binding protein, whose translation MASYNRVILLGNMTRDVELRYTQGGTAVTDIGLAVNDRRKSQTGEWVDETTFVDVTLWGRTAEVASEYLSKGSPVLVEGRLKLDTWETEGQKRSKLRVVCDRMQMLGSGGGSGGGGGSHRDVGGEEHAFQEPSHHSAAPSNPAGAERSGGDDFSDPNIPF comes from the coding sequence ATGGCAAGCTACAATCGTGTGATACTGCTAGGCAATATGACGCGGGACGTCGAACTGCGTTACACCCAAGGTGGTACCGCCGTTACCGATATCGGACTTGCTGTTAATGACCGACGCAAGTCACAAACGGGCGAATGGGTTGATGAAACCACATTCGTCGATGTGACTCTCTGGGGACGCACGGCAGAAGTTGCTAGCGAGTATCTGAGCAAGGGATCTCCCGTGCTGGTCGAAGGTCGATTAAAACTCGATACCTGGGAAACCGAAGGACAGAAACGGAGCAAGTTGCGAGTGGTCTGCGACCGGATGCAAATGCTCGGTTCCGGTGGTGGGTCGGGCGGAGGCGGTGGCAGCCATCGCGATGTCGGCGGCGAAGAACACGCCTTCCAAGAGCCATCGCACCATTCTGCTGCCCCCAGCAACCCGGCCGGCGCCGAAAGGTCCGGCGGAGACGATTTCAGCGATCCCAACATCCCGTTCTAA
- the rpsF gene encoding 30S ribosomal protein S6: MVTHISTYETLFILDSNHYARDPNGVGKAVATMIEEVGGKVLVSRLWAEQKLAYPIEGHFKGTYWLAYFEMEGTKLTELNRACQLSESIIRHMSLKLDKRLVEPMVAHARGESITGDAGDDESTPVEATEVAAT; encoded by the coding sequence GTGGTCACCCACATCAGCACTTACGAAACATTGTTCATTCTTGACAGCAACCATTACGCTCGCGATCCAAATGGTGTCGGCAAAGCCGTCGCTACAATGATCGAAGAGGTTGGTGGCAAGGTTCTTGTCAGCCGTTTGTGGGCAGAGCAAAAGCTCGCCTACCCGATCGAAGGTCACTTCAAGGGAACCTATTGGTTGGCTTACTTCGAAATGGAAGGAACCAAGCTGACCGAATTGAACCGCGCTTGCCAATTGAGCGAATCGATCATCCGCCACATGTCGCTGAAACTGGACAAGCGTCTGGTCGAACCGATGGTTGCTCACGCTCGCGGCGAATCGATCACCGGTGATGCTGGCGACGACGAATCGACACCCGTTGAAGCTACCGAAGTCGCGGCAACTTAA
- the pth gene encoding aminoacyl-tRNA hydrolase: MKLIVGLGNPGIRYAQTRHNIGFMAAAKFAQLVGASDTKNRFDGELAEGQIAGTKAIVLCPSTYMNASGTSVRKAVGFYKIDPSDVLVICDDFNLALGKLRVRAKGSSGGQKGLADIIRLLGTDQVPRLRIGISPPPAGWNVPDYVLSKFRPDEQVDVERTTDRAAQAAHDFVSQDVAFCMNAYNGTELDNQ, translated from the coding sequence ATGAAGTTGATCGTCGGACTGGGAAACCCCGGTATCCGGTATGCCCAAACAAGGCACAACATCGGGTTCATGGCAGCTGCCAAGTTCGCCCAACTCGTCGGTGCTTCGGATACGAAGAATCGATTTGATGGCGAACTGGCGGAAGGTCAAATCGCTGGTACCAAGGCGATTGTGTTGTGCCCGAGCACTTACATGAACGCCAGCGGAACCAGTGTCCGCAAAGCGGTTGGCTTTTACAAAATAGATCCCTCCGATGTGTTGGTCATTTGCGATGACTTTAATTTGGCTCTAGGTAAACTGCGAGTCAGAGCAAAAGGTTCCAGCGGTGGCCAGAAAGGGCTGGCTGACATCATCCGCTTGCTCGGCACCGACCAGGTGCCGCGTTTGCGAATCGGCATCAGCCCGCCGCCAGCAGGCTGGAACGTCCCCGATTACGTGCTCAGCAAGTTTCGCCCCGACGAACAGGTCGACGTGGAACGGACAACCGACCGCGCCGCCCAAGCCGCACACGATTTTGTCAGCCAAGACGTTGCCTTTTGCATGAATGCCTACAACGGCACTGAACTCGACAATCAATAA
- a CDS encoding 50S ribosomal protein L25, with the protein MSDVLNVEIRENMGTAATRKLRDAGRIPAVVYGHGGENQHLAVPRKDVELLLRHHSKHVQLAGAANDHVLVKDVQWDPLGIEVLHMDLLRVSLTEKVSLTVPIKLHGVAIGLNHHGALNEILHSVEINVPAVKIPEFVELNINDLDVGQSKTAADIELPEGAELVTDATTVIVQMNAPTAEKASDSEEGEASTEPEVIGAKKEEDE; encoded by the coding sequence ATGTCCGACGTATTGAACGTTGAGATTCGCGAGAACATGGGAACCGCGGCGACACGCAAACTGCGTGATGCCGGCCGCATCCCCGCCGTCGTGTACGGCCACGGTGGCGAGAACCAGCACCTCGCAGTGCCTCGCAAAGATGTCGAATTGCTGCTTCGCCATCACAGCAAGCATGTCCAATTGGCCGGAGCGGCCAACGACCATGTATTGGTTAAAGATGTGCAATGGGATCCATTGGGGATCGAAGTCCTGCACATGGACCTTTTGCGAGTCTCTTTGACCGAAAAAGTTTCGCTGACCGTACCGATCAAGTTGCATGGCGTTGCCATCGGCTTGAATCATCACGGCGCGTTGAATGAAATCTTGCACTCGGTGGAAATCAACGTCCCCGCCGTCAAGATTCCTGAATTTGTCGAACTGAACATTAACGATCTCGATGTCGGCCAGTCGAAAACGGCAGCGGACATCGAGTTGCCCGAAGGGGCAGAATTGGTTACCGATGCAACGACGGTGATCGTTCAAATGAACGCACCTACGGCCGAGAAGGCGAGCGATTCCGAAGAGGGAGAAGCCTCCACGGAACCAGAAGTCATTGGTGCGAAGAAAGAAGAAGACGAATAA
- a CDS encoding co-chaperone GroES: MAKKRAQPFEYVEPIGPRVLVRKDEPKRETKGGIALPDAAEIPTITGRIVTISAMVEQDDEMPLRQYDKILFHPKDAIPVDFESDNQLFVVPVEDVVAVFRRKDPDQDVG, from the coding sequence ATGGCGAAAAAGCGAGCGCAACCCTTTGAATACGTCGAACCGATCGGTCCGCGTGTGTTGGTCCGCAAGGATGAACCCAAACGCGAAACCAAAGGTGGTATCGCTCTTCCCGACGCAGCCGAAATTCCAACGATCACGGGGCGGATTGTTACGATCAGCGCAATGGTCGAACAAGACGATGAGATGCCGCTGAGGCAATACGACAAGATTCTGTTCCATCCCAAGGATGCGATCCCGGTCGATTTTGAGTCGGACAACCAGTTGTTCGTCGTTCCGGTCGAGGATGTCGTCGCGGTCTTTCGTCGCAAAGACCCCGATCAGGACGTCGGTTGA
- a CDS encoding ATP-dependent metallopeptidase FtsH/Yme1/Tma family protein, producing MSEVSAYHEAGHALMAMIAGARILSVTIDPDWDDGPQRHADIQIQWPMERFDSRELSEKLAMVALAGPAAEMIHTGDPYHPGLIAEWTSDWELAWEAAAPRFPDLRKRLAYLEQITARAYRILAQDDCWAALATVVDNLLAHETLDGSEVEEIVHQWIAVGGGPRQ from the coding sequence ATGAGTGAAGTCTCCGCCTACCACGAAGCCGGGCACGCGTTGATGGCGATGATCGCCGGAGCGAGGATCCTTAGCGTCACGATCGATCCCGACTGGGATGATGGCCCGCAACGGCACGCTGACATTCAGATCCAGTGGCCGATGGAGCGGTTCGATTCACGCGAGCTCTCCGAAAAACTTGCGATGGTCGCCTTAGCCGGACCAGCCGCAGAGATGATCCACACGGGCGACCCGTATCATCCCGGATTGATCGCCGAATGGACATCCGACTGGGAACTGGCGTGGGAAGCGGCGGCCCCGCGGTTCCCCGATCTACGCAAACGCTTGGCGTATCTGGAGCAAATCACCGCTCGAGCCTATCGAATCCTCGCCCAAGACGACTGCTGGGCGGCGTTGGCGACGGTGGTCGACAACTTGCTAGCTCACGAGACGCTCGACGGATCGGAGGTTGAGGAAATCGTTCACCAATGGATCGCCGTCGGCGGCGGCCCACGGCAATAA
- a CDS encoding sigma-70 family RNA polymerase sigma factor, with protein sequence MKPLFSDRTLERETIAIVRMFSELRPEIKQMIERHLDVRIRRRVDASDIVQSTFIDASKRVERYLNEQPMPVRQWLFYLAKMKAFETNHHHLLAKKRDARREHDAAALQGVGSDQSTPSQCFAKKEANSRLGGALSRLPYRYRLVIELRHFQAFSNKQVSSYLELSEKASSKLYMRAIEKLRVAMACE encoded by the coding sequence ATGAAACCGCTATTTTCGGATCGAACGTTAGAACGCGAAACGATCGCGATCGTACGGATGTTCAGTGAGCTGAGGCCCGAGATCAAACAGATGATCGAAAGGCATCTGGATGTCCGCATTCGCCGCCGGGTCGACGCTTCGGATATCGTGCAAAGCACGTTTATCGATGCCAGCAAGCGCGTCGAACGCTATCTCAACGAACAACCGATGCCGGTCCGACAGTGGCTGTTCTATCTAGCCAAGATGAAAGCGTTTGAAACCAACCATCATCATCTGTTGGCAAAGAAGCGGGATGCGCGGCGCGAACACGATGCCGCTGCCTTACAGGGCGTGGGAAGCGACCAATCGACACCGAGCCAGTGTTTTGCCAAAAAAGAAGCCAACAGCCGGCTCGGCGGGGCCCTCAGCCGACTCCCCTATCGCTATCGCTTGGTGATCGAACTGCGTCATTTCCAGGCGTTCAGCAACAAACAGGTGAGTTCGTATCTCGAGCTTTCCGAAAAAGCGTCGAGCAAGCTTTACATGCGGGCGATCGAAAAACTGCGTGTTGCCATGGCCTGCGAATAA